From Psychroflexus torquis ATCC 700755, the proteins below share one genomic window:
- the sodN gene encoding superoxide dismutase, Ni, protein MFNKTINILERIIPIKEVQAHCDIPCGIYDPGHVLVACLTVIRMTDLINDHKEVKHSVDWHNEINRYIAEKERHAAIVKHEIRIIWGDFFKAPQFEKYPELHELTHSIMLLGSKTRQEVNKDAALQLLEKVNRFAEIFWEIKGVSTKKAVCPYPPSLEVVYPQL, encoded by the coding sequence ATGTTTAATAAAACGATAAATATTTTAGAAAGAATCATACCTATAAAAGAAGTACAGGCACACTGTGATATCCCTTGTGGAATCTATGATCCTGGGCATGTACTTGTAGCATGTTTAACTGTGATTCGTATGACGGATTTAATCAACGATCATAAAGAAGTAAAGCATTCTGTAGATTGGCACAATGAAATAAACAGATACATTGCTGAAAAAGAGCGGCACGCGGCCATTGTCAAGCATGAAATACGCATCATCTGGGGTGATTTTTTCAAAGCACCACAATTTGAAAAGTATCCTGAGTTGCACGAGCTAACCCATAGTATTATGCTTCTTGGTTCTAAGACAAGACAGGAAGTAAACAAAGATGCAGCCTTACAATTACTGGAAAAAGTAAACAGGTTTGCCGAAATATTCTGGGAAATCAAAGGTGTATCTACCAAAAAAGCCGTTTGTCCTTACCCTCCTTCATTAGAGGTAGTCTATCCCCAGCTGTAA
- a CDS encoding mobile mystery protein B gives MGLEFDYKDGQTPLDEEEKEGLKIKSITTQRELDEFEQLNIENAVEWTIRTKFKPEKILTEKFVKDLHKRMYGEVWNWAGKFRRTEKNIGIPWTQIGVELKNLLDDTKYWIENKTFLPVEIAIRFKHRIVFIHCFPNGNGRHSRMMADIIIESIFGNDIFSWHQSNMVKASETRNQYIKSLREADNGNFKHLIEFAKN, from the coding sequence ATGGGATTAGAATTCGATTATAAGGATGGACAAACACCTTTAGACGAAGAAGAAAAGGAAGGTCTTAAAATAAAGTCTATTACTACTCAAAGAGAACTAGATGAATTTGAGCAATTGAACATTGAAAATGCAGTCGAATGGACTATTCGCACAAAATTCAAACCTGAAAAAATCTTAACAGAAAAGTTTGTAAAAGACTTGCATAAAAGAATGTATGGTGAAGTATGGAATTGGGCAGGCAAATTTAGAAGGACAGAAAAGAACATTGGAATTCCATGGACGCAAATTGGAGTTGAATTAAAAAATTTATTGGACGACACTAAATATTGGATAGAAAACAAAACTTTTTTGCCTGTAGAAATAGCTATAAGATTTAAACATCGCATAGTATTTATTCATTGTTTTCCAAATGGAAATGGAAGACACTCTAGAATGATGGCTGACATTATTATAGAATCAATATTTGGGAATGACATATTTTCCTGGCACCAATCCAATATGGTTAAAGCTAGCGAAACAAGAAATCAATATATAAAATCCTTGAGAGAAGCTGATAATGGTAATTTCAAACACTTAATTGAATTCGCAAAAAACTAA
- a CDS encoding toxin-antitoxin system YwqK family antitoxin, with protein sequence MKKTIVFTILILITQFGFAQNDKKAVKTSKGVLELIKQKDYTEFFNSFEDTIKMRIKEYQKSAGSDYIQKMVDDFNETLSNAKIDFDNFNKKLVVPIDGNSKLNYVVYQFPMGKKNDSKDYLETSFLNENNFTKIYSIDIVKVQRMPNVKVILGAEEEKIPESGEVVSENYDDTGFVKKIKYRDFTHLITIDFDRHQNKTGETRFPLDNLTYKSFTAYYENGNIRLLANYDNGLVTGNFTEFHENGKISESGFYGNGLKKDGVWTYFDEQGKLTKTETYENGKLINTE encoded by the coding sequence ATGAAAAAAACAATCGTATTTACCATTTTAATTTTGATAACTCAATTTGGATTTGCTCAAAATGACAAAAAAGCTGTGAAAACATCAAAGGGTGTTTTAGAATTGATAAAGCAAAAAGATTACACTGAATTTTTCAATTCATTTGAGGATACAATAAAAATGAGAATTAAGGAGTATCAAAAAAGCGCAGGTTCGGATTATATTCAAAAAATGGTTGATGATTTCAACGAAACCTTATCGAATGCAAAAATTGATTTTGACAATTTCAACAAAAAATTAGTCGTTCCGATTGACGGAAATTCTAAACTTAATTATGTGGTTTATCAATTCCCAATGGGGAAGAAAAATGATAGTAAAGATTATTTAGAAACTTCGTTCCTTAACGAAAATAACTTTACCAAAATTTACAGTATAGATATTGTAAAAGTACAAAGAATGCCAAATGTAAAAGTCATTCTCGGAGCGGAGGAAGAGAAAATTCCGGAATCTGGCGAAGTGGTTTCAGAAAATTATGATGATACAGGCTTTGTGAAAAAAATAAAGTATCGTGATTTTACTCATTTGATAACGATAGATTTTGACCGACACCAAAATAAAACTGGCGAGACAAGATTTCCACTCGATAATCTGACTTACAAATCTTTTACCGCATATTACGAAAATGGAAATATCCGACTTCTGGCAAATTATGACAATGGACTTGTAACTGGAAATTTTACTGAATTTCACGAAAATGGAAAAATAAGCGAGAGCGGATTTTATGGTAACGGATTAAAAAAAGACGGAGTTTGGACATATTTCGACGAACAAGGAAAACTGACCAAAACGGAAACTTACGAGAATGGTAAACTAATCAACACGGAATAA
- a CDS encoding type II toxin-antitoxin system PemK/MazF family toxin — MELEQYSIILVNLDPTIGSEIKKTRPCVIVSPDEINKFLRTIVVAPMTTNLKSYPTRIKAKHNGKKGMIAIDQIRTIDKSRILKKFDQLTKSEIQNCKDIIQETFVD, encoded by the coding sequence ATGGAATTAGAACAGTATTCCATCATACTGGTAAATCTTGACCCGACAATAGGTAGCGAAATAAAAAAAACAAGACCTTGTGTAATTGTTTCACCTGACGAAATCAATAAGTTTTTGAGAACAATCGTAGTCGCACCAATGACAACGAATTTAAAAAGTTATCCAACCAGAATTAAGGCAAAGCATAACGGAAAAAAAGGAATGATTGCAATAGACCAAATTCGGACCATTGACAAATCACGAATACTAAAAAAGTTTGACCAATTAACTAAATCGGAAATACAAAACTGCAAAGATATAATCCAAGAAACCTTCGTTGACTAA
- a CDS encoding CPBP family intramembrane glutamic endopeptidase — translation MNKITLRQTLIPLITFIIICFLWFGPVRISYVENIIISILIIIANYIEYKAKPFSALGFQREKFTFKNIFVLAPLVALGLFAFYVFALVPGITKLTGAPIDYTSFDQLRGNLPACLIALLLVWSATAFGEEIIFRGYFMRQFVKFLGESKVSIVLNIVLFACFFGFMHSQQGITGQLVTGIVGALLALIFYLRKYDLWFIIAVHAFFDTIALICIYFGLA, via the coding sequence ATGAATAAAATTACCTTAAGACAAACATTAATTCCATTAATTACCTTTATAATCATCTGCTTTTTATGGTTTGGACCAGTGCGTATTAGTTACGTAGAAAATATCATTATTTCTATATTAATCATTATAGCGAATTATATAGAATACAAAGCAAAACCATTTTCAGCACTTGGATTTCAACGTGAAAAATTCACATTTAAAAATATCTTTGTACTTGCTCCATTAGTTGCACTAGGACTCTTTGCTTTTTATGTCTTTGCATTGGTTCCTGGAATTACAAAACTCACAGGAGCTCCTATAGATTACACAAGTTTTGATCAGTTGAGAGGAAATCTCCCTGCCTGTTTAATTGCTTTATTATTAGTGTGGAGTGCTACGGCGTTTGGAGAAGAAATTATCTTTCGTGGTTATTTTATGCGACAATTTGTAAAATTCTTAGGAGAAAGCAAAGTCAGCATTGTGCTTAATATTGTTCTATTTGCTTGTTTCTTTGGTTTTATGCATAGTCAACAAGGAATTACAGGGCAACTTGTTACAGGGATTGTCGGAGCACTCTTGGCCCTGATATTCTACTTGCGTAAATACGATTTATGGTTTATTATTGCTGTACATGCTTTTTTTGACACCATTGCTTTAATTTGTATTTACTTTGGTTTGGCGTAA
- a CDS encoding toxin-antitoxin system YwqK family antitoxin, whose protein sequence is MKNKIMILLLTLSSIIGFGQNENVLYVVDSIPVIEEPKEGFGTLTENEIDNVVVVKDKKVIESSGYKDLDGIIYVFTKEYVKRPDSIKAIPSTKIMTKKNGAWYLKNSTSTYSGKFIDYYLIGKKQGEGILFNGKLKGKRLHYHINGCVSDEIEYENGISNGLEQRFYDDGTLMQKGNFKNGKEIGIWEMYHPNGQLKQRTTFNEYGKMDGESVSYYSTGNEKGKNIYKKGVYQKDKINDKLFKLYNESQELYKQVNHKGAIKKTGQSVGIGLKLGRRIFCKRHYEIKRFSI, encoded by the coding sequence ATGAAAAACAAAATAATGATTTTACTATTGACCTTATCGTCAATAATTGGCTTTGGACAAAATGAAAATGTCCTTTACGTAGTCGATTCAATTCCTGTAATCGAAGAACCAAAAGAAGGTTTTGGAACATTAACAGAAAACGAAATTGATAATGTAGTTGTCGTAAAAGATAAAAAAGTAATCGAATCTTCTGGTTACAAAGATTTGGATGGAATTATTTATGTATTTACTAAAGAATATGTAAAAAGACCTGATAGCATTAAAGCAATTCCGTCGACCAAAATAATGACCAAAAAAAATGGTGCTTGGTATCTAAAAAATAGTACATCAACATATTCAGGAAAATTTATTGACTATTACCTAATTGGTAAAAAACAAGGCGAAGGTATTCTATTTAATGGAAAATTAAAGGGCAAACGCCTACACTATCACATAAACGGATGTGTATCAGACGAAATTGAATACGAGAACGGAATTTCAAACGGACTTGAACAAAGGTTTTACGATGATGGAACTTTAATGCAGAAAGGAAATTTTAAAAATGGAAAAGAAATTGGAATTTGGGAAATGTACCATCCAAATGGGCAATTAAAACAACGAACTACATTCAACGAATACGGGAAAATGGATGGAGAATCTGTTTCTTATTATTCAACAGGAAATGAAAAAGGGAAAAACATTTATAAAAAAGGAGTTTATCAAAAAGACAAAATAAACGATAAGCTTTTCAAACTTTATAACGAATCACAAGAATTATACAAACAAGTAAACCATAAAGGAGCAATAAAAAAAACTGGACAAAGCGTTGGAATTGGACTCAAGTTGGGCAGAAGGATATTTTGCAAGAGGCACTATGAAATTAAACGATTTTCAATTTGA
- a CDS encoding nuclear transport factor 2 family protein codes for MKKLTLTILTLASLLLASCDTKKIEVLSDQDKATIKMEVEVVINQIVENSEAGNFEKATEPYLNSPEFIAISNGVLADYTGFIKSNKEYFGAVDHQKYNETRILFTYIDKKNVIMTFIGTGHATFKDKQQFKIDPFAATLVFKKIDDSWKVTYSNEFATITPVAENSAITK; via the coding sequence ATGAAAAAATTAACTCTGACAATCCTGACTCTAGCATCTTTATTACTTGCATCGTGTGATACAAAAAAAATAGAAGTATTAAGTGACCAAGATAAAGCAACTATTAAAATGGAAGTTGAAGTGGTAATTAATCAAATTGTTGAGAATAGTGAAGCTGGAAATTTTGAAAAAGCAACCGAACCTTACTTAAATAGTCCTGAATTTATTGCTATTAGCAATGGAGTACTTGCTGATTATACTGGTTTTATCAAATCAAATAAAGAATATTTTGGTGCAGTGGACCATCAAAAATACAATGAAACCCGCATTCTATTTACATATATTGACAAGAAGAATGTCATTATGACTTTTATTGGAACAGGACATGCAACATTTAAAGACAAGCAGCAATTCAAAATAGATCCATTTGCAGCAACATTAGTTTTTAAAAAGATTGATGATTCGTGGAAAGTAACATACTCTAATGAATTTGCAACTATTACTCCTGTTGCCGAGAATTCAGCTATCACAAAATAA
- a CDS encoding toxin-antitoxin system YwqK family antitoxin: MFESVSLVDNKNKVLNRCIAYTEDLNRGYGDDSTHMKKTIVFTILILITQFGFAQNDKKAVKTSKGVLELIKQKDYTEFFNSFEDTIKMRIEEYQKSAGSDYIQKTVDDFNETLSNAKIDFDNFNKKLVVPIDGNSKLNYVVYQFPIGKKNDSKDYLETSFLNENNFTKIYSIDIVKVQRMPNVKVILGAEEEKIPESGEVVSENYDDTGFVKKIKYRDFTHLITIDFDRHQNKTGETRFPLDNLTYKSFTAYYENGNIRLLANYDNGLVTGNFTEFHENGKISESGFYGNGLKKDGVWTYFDEQGKLTKTETYENGKLINTE; encoded by the coding sequence ATGTTTGAAAGTGTTAGTTTAGTTGATAATAAAAACAAAGTCCTAAATAGATGTATAGCCTACACTGAAGATTTGAATAGGGGTTATGGGGATGATAGCACACATATGAAAAAAACAATCGTATTTACCATTTTAATTTTGATAACTCAATTTGGATTTGCTCAAAATGACAAAAAAGCTGTGAAAACATCAAAGGGTGTTTTAGAATTGATAAAGCAAAAAGATTACACTGAATTTTTCAATTCATTTGAGGATACAATAAAAATGAGAATTGAGGAGTATCAAAAAAGCGCAGGTTCGGATTACATTCAAAAAACGGTTGATGATTTCAACGAAACCTTATCGAATGCAAAAATTGATTTTGACAATTTCAACAAAAAATTAGTCGTTCCGATTGACGGAAATTCTAAACTTAATTATGTGGTTTATCAATTCCCAATAGGGAAGAAAAATGATAGTAAAGATTATTTAGAAACTTCGTTCCTTAACGAAAATAACTTTACCAAAATTTACAGTATAGATATTGTAAAAGTACAAAGAATGCCAAATGTAAAAGTCATTCTCGGAGCGGAGGAAGAGAAAATTCCGGAATCTGGCGAAGTGGTTTCAGAAAATTATGATGATACAGGCTTTGTGAAAAAAATAAAGTATCGTGATTTTACTCATTTGATAACGATAGATTTTGACCGACACCAAAATAAAACTGGCGAGACAAGATTTCCACTCGATAATCTGACTTACAAATCTTTTACCGCATATTATGAAAATGGAAATATCCGACTTCTGGCAAATTATGACAATGGACTTGTGACTGGAAATTTTACTGAATTTCACGAAAATGGAAAAATAAGCGAGAGCGGATTTTATGGTAACGGATTAAAAAAAGACGGAGTTTGGACATATTTCGACGAACAAGGAAAACTGACCAAAACGGAAACTTACGAGAATGGTAAACTAATCAACACGGAATAA
- a CDS encoding LytR/AlgR family response regulator transcription factor, translating to MNKIQPAKAIQKKVWHTFFYSSAWRWFQKAIVLMILFLVLNHLTKRESFPDGESYRFPIEGFLSSIALSILIGIIAHLNLKFYKKKYFSKKVEIVTITWYMASTLGYITIMYFPVNIIFNIVAGGQTEFYYLLIGLLITLLLSFILIGLWYAQDIYNLYKLSIKDAEITIESGAKIIKLRYENIACFYSENKIVYTLQSDGTKINTDFTLNELEEKINDQLFFRANRQIIIHKDAVDQIEKIENGKLRIRLKVSTVNDTIAEIMISRYKRKAFIDWFQ from the coding sequence ATGAATAAGATACAACCAGCCAAGGCTATACAAAAAAAAGTATGGCATACATTTTTTTATAGTTCTGCTTGGCGTTGGTTTCAGAAAGCAATTGTATTGATGATTTTATTTTTAGTGCTAAATCATTTAACTAAGCGCGAAAGTTTTCCAGACGGTGAATCGTATAGATTTCCTATAGAAGGTTTTCTGTCGTCTATTGCTTTGTCTATTCTCATTGGTATCATAGCGCATCTTAATTTAAAATTTTACAAGAAAAAGTATTTCTCTAAAAAAGTAGAAATTGTCACTATCACATGGTATATGGCTTCTACTCTAGGATATATTACAATCATGTATTTTCCTGTAAATATTATTTTCAATATAGTTGCAGGTGGACAGACAGAGTTCTATTATTTATTAATTGGATTGCTAATTACCTTATTACTGAGTTTTATTCTCATAGGTTTATGGTATGCACAAGACATATACAATTTGTATAAGTTATCTATAAAAGATGCTGAAATCACCATTGAAAGCGGCGCGAAAATAATTAAGCTTCGCTATGAAAATATTGCGTGCTTTTACAGCGAAAACAAAATTGTATATACTCTCCAAAGTGATGGCACAAAAATTAATACCGATTTTACATTGAACGAGCTCGAAGAAAAAATAAATGATCAATTGTTTTTTAGAGCCAATCGGCAAATTATCATTCACAAAGATGCTGTAGATCAAATTGAAAAAATTGAAAATGGTAAGTTGCGTATTAGGTTAAAAGTTTCCACTGTAAACGATACGATTGCTGAAATCATGATCAGTCGTTACAAGCGAAAAGCATTTATAGATTGGTTTCAATAA
- a CDS encoding AbrB/MazE/SpoVT family DNA-binding domain-containing protein has protein sequence METTIIKIGNSKGLRLSKTILEKYNIKDKVEMILEEGQIILKPISSPRKNWGKAFEEMRKNNDDLLLFNDVFEDENFEEWN, from the coding sequence ATGGAAACAACAATCATAAAAATTGGAAATTCAAAAGGTCTGCGTTTGAGCAAGACTATCTTGGAAAAATATAACATAAAGGACAAAGTAGAAATGATTTTAGAAGAAGGACAAATAATCCTTAAGCCAATAAGTAGTCCGAGAAAAAACTGGGGAAAAGCATTTGAAGAAATGCGAAAAAATAATGATGACCTATTATTATTCAATGATGTCTTTGAGGACGAAAACTTTGAGGAATGGAATTAG
- a CDS encoding S26 family signal peptidase — protein sequence MSPSYLEGDYVVSVTTKLVKLRKGDVIIFKHPTYGYLIKEICQKNENGYYVQGSYPKSTTSQSIGLVNFNMIEGKVIMKI from the coding sequence ATGTCACCTTCTTATTTGGAAGGCGACTATGTTGTATCGGTAACTACAAAGCTGGTCAAACTTCGGAAGGGAGATGTCATCATTTTTAAACATCCCACTTACGGCTATTTGATAAAAGAAATATGCCAGAAGAACGAAAATGGATACTACGTTCAAGGCAGTTATCCGAAAAGTACAACTAGCCAATCTATCGGTTTAGTAAACTTCAACATGATTGAAGGAAAAGTTATTATGAAAATTTAA
- a CDS encoding mobile mystery protein A, which yields MRNKKKLLIEQLDHKLANFKDAAMVLVPQKGWVNTIRTTLNMTRNQLGTKLNLTKGAIQKIEEREATGQITINKLKDVGNALNMKFVYGFFPKDETIESLVNLKAEKLAQKIVLRTNQNMKLEDQGIGDEKITKTIKELADEIKREMKKSLWD from the coding sequence ATGAGAAATAAGAAAAAACTACTCATAGAACAACTTGACCACAAATTAGCAAATTTTAAAGATGCAGCTATGGTCCTAGTCCCCCAAAAAGGTTGGGTAAATACTATTAGAACCACTCTTAATATGACGAGGAACCAATTAGGGACCAAACTTAACTTAACTAAAGGAGCAATACAAAAAATCGAGGAACGTGAAGCTACAGGTCAGATAACCATTAATAAATTAAAGGATGTTGGTAATGCTTTGAATATGAAATTTGTCTATGGTTTTTTTCCTAAAGACGAGACTATTGAAAGCCTAGTCAACTTAAAGGCTGAAAAATTGGCCCAAAAAATAGTTTTAAGGACTAACCAAAATATGAAATTAGAGGACCAAGGAATCGGAGATGAAAAGATAACTAAAACCATAAAAGAACTTGCTGATGAAATAAAACGAGAGATGAAAAAATCATTATGGGATTAG
- a CDS encoding DEAD/DEAH box helicase: MEKSLFYSHIKEDDSNKEVIKKFRDYTNQDSQRQIYLINAPLGEKYEYNYSQNVLVILSPKHKIIFLNLTDNTEEFSTYYEDFVEDLSYISDKYNYKEFIGRPREWKKDITVKEKYENLDSVEDLLKQNKLDSQSYRVGELLISLLTSSINDVAKIGAKEPESILEKVKQNIILFDGEQTRFIYQKFANKTVSIQGLSGTGKTELLLHKLKELYITKDKAKIFFTCHNIALANTLRARIPSFFNFMKVEKQIEWNSKLWVNRAWGSQRDINSGLYSYLCYFYNIPFLRYSSSTNYNKIFNQALEHINKLALDNFKFAFDYILIDERQDFPNVFFELCEKVTKEKVFIAGDIFQDIFENTKETELEVDIILNRCYRTDPRTLMFAHSIGLGLFEEKKLNWFDDAYWNALGYDMKREGDGQVELSREPIRRFEELNIENFNSTIIQNSTKVSDVINILNQIKKDHPTVKPEDVGIIILDDNNKIYDYIDKISYAIFNELNWKVNRGVETKEKSDDAVYITNPNNVKGLEFPFVICITYSIKNTYRYRNILYTMLTRSFIQSYLLVQSNERLDILKEGLKTINAERKIITKEPTLEEKEEINNTLVKLQNKKNISYKDFLTEIFDELKIANEFRKKLEKAITQTDIEQFDKDQTKKFINANIEFYS, from the coding sequence ATGGAAAAAAGCTTATTTTACAGTCACATTAAAGAGGATGACTCAAATAAGGAAGTTATTAAGAAATTTAGAGACTATACAAATCAAGATTCTCAAAGGCAAATATACTTAATAAACGCACCACTAGGGGAAAAATACGAGTACAACTACTCTCAAAATGTACTTGTTATTTTATCACCTAAGCATAAAATAATTTTCCTTAATCTTACAGATAACACTGAAGAATTTTCAACATATTATGAAGATTTCGTTGAGGATTTAAGTTATATTTCTGATAAATACAACTATAAAGAATTTATTGGAAGACCTAGAGAATGGAAAAAAGATATTACAGTAAAAGAAAAGTATGAAAATTTAGATTCTGTAGAGGATTTATTAAAACAAAATAAATTAGATAGCCAATCATATAGAGTTGGTGAATTATTAATATCATTATTAACTAGTAGTATAAATGATGTTGCTAAAATTGGCGCTAAAGAACCAGAGTCCATTCTAGAAAAAGTTAAACAGAATATCATACTTTTTGATGGAGAACAGACGAGATTTATTTACCAAAAATTCGCGAACAAAACAGTTTCGATTCAAGGACTTTCTGGTACTGGTAAAACGGAACTTTTACTACATAAATTAAAAGAGTTATATATTACAAAAGACAAGGCTAAGATTTTTTTTACGTGTCATAATATAGCTTTAGCAAACACTTTAAGAGCTAGAATTCCATCTTTTTTCAATTTTATGAAAGTTGAGAAACAAATTGAATGGAATTCAAAACTATGGGTAAATCGAGCTTGGGGTTCTCAAAGAGATATTAATTCAGGCCTTTATAGTTATTTATGTTATTTTTATAATATACCGTTTTTAAGATATAGTTCATCTACCAATTACAATAAAATTTTTAATCAGGCTCTTGAACATATAAATAAACTTGCTTTAGATAATTTTAAATTTGCTTTTGACTATATCTTAATAGATGAAAGACAAGACTTCCCTAATGTATTTTTTGAACTATGTGAAAAGGTTACAAAAGAGAAGGTATTTATAGCTGGTGATATATTTCAAGATATTTTCGAAAACACAAAAGAGACTGAGCTAGAGGTCGATATTATACTAAATCGATGTTATCGAACTGACCCTCGAACTTTAATGTTTGCTCATTCAATTGGACTAGGATTATTTGAAGAAAAAAAACTTAATTGGTTTGATGATGCTTATTGGAATGCTTTAGGTTATGATATGAAAAGAGAAGGTGATGGTCAAGTAGAATTATCTAGAGAACCAATAAGGAGATTTGAAGAATTAAACATTGAAAATTTCAATAGTACAATTATTCAAAATTCTACAAAAGTCAGTGATGTAATAAATATTTTAAATCAAATTAAGAAAGACCATCCAACTGTTAAACCAGAAGATGTTGGGATAATCATTTTAGATGATAACAATAAAATCTATGATTATATTGATAAAATAAGCTATGCTATTTTTAATGAGTTAAATTGGAAAGTTAACAGAGGTGTAGAAACAAAAGAAAAGAGTGATGATGCGGTTTATATTACTAATCCAAATAACGTAAAAGGATTGGAGTTTCCTTTCGTGATATGTATAACATACTCAATTAAAAACACATATCGTTATAGGAATATACTATATACAATGTTAACTAGATCTTTTATTCAATCTTATTTATTAGTACAAAGTAATGAAAGATTAGATATTTTGAAAGAAGGTTTGAAAACGATAAATGCGGAAAGAAAAATAATAACTAAAGAACCCACTTTAGAAGAGAAAGAAGAAATAAATAATACTCTTGTGAAGTTGCAGAATAAAAAAAATATATCGTACAAAGATTTCTTAACAGAAATTTTCGATGAACTAAAAATAGCCAACGAATTTAGAAAAAAACTTGAAAAGGCAATTACACAAACGGATATTGAACAATTTGATAAAGACCAAACGAAAAAATTTATTAATGCCAATATAGAATTCTATAGTTAA
- a CDS encoding GIY-YIG nuclease family protein, whose amino-acid sequence MASWKDIKGIYLIERINIKESDKEPVYYVGQSIGIFNRWRQHCDGNEQNIDKEIKRFGFTNFSFLILEVVSKTKELNERETYWINESKKKGEIKMFNISQTTNTNQNLIASSIKEEIKTLFENEIGRSIYAISEKYKINFLDVVNIRKPLLKKQGLKYDSKSKNIVDEEGQLPVNWQGDRLTQILGETILKLKGQDIETKDVAYECNISIADLKKFISEYENSRCYDYAKSIN is encoded by the coding sequence ATGGCGTCTTGGAAAGATATAAAAGGAATCTATTTAATTGAGAGAATTAATATCAAAGAAAGCGATAAAGAACCAGTTTATTATGTGGGCCAATCTATTGGAATTTTTAATAGATGGAGACAACATTGTGATGGCAATGAACAAAATATCGATAAAGAAATTAAGCGGTTTGGTTTCACTAATTTCTCTTTTTTAATTCTTGAAGTAGTTTCTAAAACTAAAGAGCTCAACGAACGAGAAACCTATTGGATTAATGAGTCTAAGAAAAAAGGAGAAATAAAGATGTTTAACATCAGCCAAACTACGAACACGAATCAGAATTTGATAGCCTCTTCAATTAAAGAAGAAATCAAAACCTTATTTGAAAATGAGATAGGTAGAAGTATCTATGCAATCTCAGAAAAATATAAAATCAACTTTCTCGATGTTGTCAATATAAGAAAACCACTACTTAAAAAACAAGGTTTGAAATATGACTCTAAATCTAAAAACATAGTTGATGAAGAAGGCCAACTTCCTGTAAATTGGCAAGGTGATAGATTAACACAAATCCTAGGCGAAACAATTTTAAAACTAAAAGGGCAAGATATAGAAACTAAAGACGTAGCATACGAATGCAATATTTCAATTGCTGATTTGAAAAAATTCATATCAGAATATGAAAACAGCAGATGTTATGACTATGCCAAGTCAATAAATTAA